The genomic region TGGCTCCGGCTCTGAGGGCTCTGGCTCCAAGGGCAGCTCCGGCTCTGAGGGTTCTGGCTCCAAGGGCGAGAGTGGCTCCGAGGGTTCCGGCTCCAAGGGCGAGAGCGGCTCCGAGGGCTCTGGATCCAAGGGCGAGAGCGGCTCCAGCTGCGAGGGTGACCACTGTGTCCCCGTCATTGTCAGCAGCGCTGGCAAGCAGGCCGTCAGCGCCCTTGCTCTCCTCGCTGCTGTTGCCGCTCTTCTCTAAGCGACTCACACAGCTTGAGTTGAGTTTCTGATCTTGAACGTTTGCCTTCCTTTCTGGTTTTCTCTTTGGGAAGATCCGCAATACAAATGGTGGCATTGTCTTGTGCCACTGACTTTGTAGTTAGACTTAATGCAGTTTCAATTCTACTGGGGTTTTTGGGAATAACCTATCTGTAGTCAACTAATAATGACGCTCTTTTTGCTTTCAACTATGATTACTGGGAACTGTGACTGTGATGCTTTTGAGAATCATATTGCTGAGTTGCTTCTTTGGCACTGGATCATTTCGGACGATGTGCTTAGCATGCTTTGTTTCATCTAACTCTCGCATTGTTGATATCTCAGTCAACACGGCGCACATGACGGAGCTTAAAACACATAAAGAATGTGCCTTTCGTTACAGGGGGTATTATAAGCCACGTCCATCTcacaacaagacaagaataCAGTTTCTGATTATATGGCCCTAACAACCATAACGTCCATTTATCACTGCGCTAAACTCACTCCTAATACACACGTAACAGCAGTGTTTCTTCTCAACCGTTACTCTATATACagaaatatttatatattagtcACTCAGACTTCCAAGCTCCTCAACTAAGACGAGGATCCACTAGAAGATAAGCTATCAGACAGGCTCTCATTTGCTTCATCAGTATTCCAGCCACTTCCAGAATCGCTGCCTCCCTCAAATACAACTTCAGCAGAGTTATCCTCATATGCTGGACCAGGCTGTTCCTCCTTTTGATCGTAGACTGGAGCACCATCATCCTCCTTCCGGTAATCAGGCTTCCACTCTGAAGACATCTTAACGTGGCTACTCTCAGTTAGTCATATTTCTTCAAGGCATAATGCAAGGGGATATACATAGAGATTTAGCAGGAGAGATAGACTCGTATCTTGGCAGATTGTATTCGCTTTGACTGCTGCAAGTAATGCTTTGACAATGGTAACCTACAGAAGAGCTGGTTGATATTGGATATTCCTTCAGATATGCTAGGAAGAAGAGCCGCGCTTTATAGACATTGGCATGAGAGGGACGATCGCTCTGCAACGACAGATGCCCAGGAAAGCTAAAGCTACACACGACAATCGGGCGTGTCAGTCTATGTTGTAGCGTAATTATTGCAGCTGCACCTTCTAATGGGCGAGGTTTTATAGGCGTGACTCTTTGGAGTGGTGTTGCAAAGTGCAAGTAGGCTACCTATGAGATGTGAGTGTACGTTCTGGGTGGCCTCAAAATATTCTTCTTGGATATACGGTGAGTTATTTCTCCATTTTACATCGATGACTACGCATGAAGATTcaagccaacaacaagagtCTGCACTTTTGCCTTGTTATTCTGGTATCGATGATGCTCTACACCCTTGAATGGTAATAGTCTTGATGACCTGATACTGGACCAAATCAGCCGTTGCCTCGATTATGGTGGTTTCAAAGTCCTACATTGCTCATGCCAACTTGAAGTGCTTTGGATCCAGCTGGCTTTTATCAGCTTTGTTATTCGGATGCGAGTCTATCTACACAAGCCATGAAGAGTCTTGCGATATCAAGCGATATGCCTGTTCTTGGCAATATTTTTCGCTTACACCATGTCCCCCCACTTGTAAGAGATAAACACGCGATACGGCAGAATTACCAGATCCGTTAATTTTCCCTGTCAAGCTGATACATTCGCGATCGGTCCGCCTCCACCAGCAGATTCCCCCTTGAAAAAGGTATAGATCTGAGCAGACAGTCGCACTCGATGCGATGATAATAAAGCACATAATTGTCGGTGATAAAGATATAAGCTTAACCTGCAAGCGTCGGGGCTTGGCCGACAGATATCGCCCGTTTGGGAGAATGTCGTTCTTTGGGCGGCGAATGACGCGAGAACTGCAGATGCTGGATTGACCCGCTAAATCCCTATCTGGAGTTTCACATCTGTCATGGTTTGTCGGGTTGGGGATGAGGTGAAGACAGGGTCGTGATGGTTGATATGTATATAACCCTGAGCCGTCTTTTCATAAATGGATCTTCGCATTGTTTGTTCTCAGCGTATACTCATTTCTCTTGAGAGATAGCTGTAATAATGGCGACTGTCACTGCTCAACGGGCAGATACAGCTGAGACTGTAACATATCCCCCTCAAACGGGCATCTTTAAGCATATCTCCAAAGCGATTCCCTATTTTCGCAATCCTAGACATGTCTTGATTCTCAAGCTTGATTGTCTTCTCCTGACATGGACTTTCATTGCTGGCATCATGAAGGAGATGGATCAGTCTGCGACTACACAAGCATATGTTTCTGGAATGCGAGAAGCTTTGAGTCTGTACGGCAATGAGTTGGTCTTTTTCAACACCTACTTCTCTATTGGATATGCCATTGGTCTTGTTCCTGGGCAGTTGGCTCAGACGAGGGTGAGTTGAACAACCTTGGTGCTTTGAGTCATGCTAATTCGATACTAGGTCCGCCCATCCCTGTTTCTACCAACTTGCGAGATCATCTGGGGTCTCTTTGTCATAGTGTAAGTCTCTATGCTCCGGTGTGGTCTTTCATGGTTTACTTACACAGATAACAGCACCTGCAAAGCCCAAAACGCAACAACCGTCTACGCCCTccgcttcttcctcggtctCTTCTCAGCCGTCTTCTGGCCCAGTGTCGtctccctcatcttcaactggTACACACCCAAAGAGCTCGCCTTCCGAATCGCCTGCTTCAATGTTTCCGACGTCGCAGGAGCCATGTTCCTCGGTGCCCTCCAAGCAGCTCTGTACCGTAACCTAAACGGCGCTCATGGAATAGCTGGATGGCAGTGGCTTTTCATTGTTTCAGGTGTTATTACCATCGCTCAGGGAATTgttggcttcttcatcattccTGATACGCCTGCGTACACACGTGCGAAGTGGTTGAcagaggatgagaagaagttATCTCGTGAGCGAATGGAGGGCTTTGGCGCAAATACGTCGAAACTTATCCCTCCGGCTATCTTGAAGCAGAAGTTGCGCAAGTTGATCGTCCATCCTGTGACGTACTTCTTCCTCGCTGCTTTTGCCTTGAATGCCTGGGCTCACCGCGCCACTTCGTACTTTGTTCTTTACATCGAGAGTCTCAAGGACGCGGCTGGTAATCGTATGTATAGCACATACCAGGTCAACGTCCTTCCCCTGGGCGGTTATGCTCTTCAGATTGTTTCCAATCTTATTTTGAACGGCTTGTCGGACTGGAAACATTGGAGATGGCAGATCAGTACTGGATCTACATTCTCATTTGGTGTCCTGCTTTGCGTGCTTTGTGCTTGGCCTTCAGATCAGAAGGTCGTTATGGCATTCTACTTCATGACCTATGCTGCCAACGCCGGAGCCCCTTCACTGATGGCGTGGTTTGCTGAACTTATGAGAAAGGAGCCTGAAGCGAGAGCAATTGTCGTTGCGATCACAGTTATGATCGTGTATATCGGCCATGCAACGATTCCACTTCGTGCTTTCAGAGTTGCAGACGCGCCACAATATCCTATTGGATTTCCACTGGCTACAGCGATGTCTTTTGCATCGGTTTTTGTCCAGCTTGGCTTGCTATGGTGGGCTCGAAGGAATCCTCAGCTTGTTAAGGGTGGTTATGAGGGTACTGCGATCGACTCGAGAGTGTCTGATGAGGAAAGCTCTGGAAGTATTGTCGATGGGGCAAGTGACCGAGAGGGAGGAGACGGAGAGAAAACGGCTGACCCAGTGGTTTCAAAGATCAACCAGTAGAAGTACCTTGAAGTTCTATGTAGATAATGAAATTCAACATATACCCTCGACATGATTAGGCACAGCAAATTTCCAGTACGGACATCATCAGATGGAAGCCATTGCCATGATGAACATAAACCACGGCATGCCTACAAAGGATGCTAGCATCGATGCTCTTTCCCAAAGAAGAAATTCGTTACATGAACTCTATTAGATGAAACTTGTGAGACTGGTCGGCTAAGAAATAAGCTTAATTCAACCAGGTCCAAGTGTAACGCCCGCTGGCATATCGGCTAAGTCACGTTGATTCTACAAACTTGAGGTTAAATAATCAAAACAGAAAAGACGACTTTCACGAAAGATCCGCATACATAAGAGCGTTAGCTGGTTTTAGAGTATTGGATGGTTTGGACATTGCAGGAACAAAAGCTGTTTAGGTTCACGCATTGATGTCGGAAGGATACCGCTTCTCTAAAGCGACTAGACCCTAACATATCGGCTTTCAGCCCATCATAGTCTTTTTATGCATATAAACTACTCATTGTAACTCAAATCAGTGTTCGGTGGAATCGACATATCAACTTCAGCAGAAGAAGTCGCCCCCATCGGTTTCAAAACCCAGCAATTGAAAGATCTCCAGG from Fusarium oxysporum Fo47 chromosome III, complete sequence harbors:
- a CDS encoding major facilitator superfamily domain-containing protein, with product MATVTAQRADTAETVTYPPQTGIFKHISKAIPYFRNPRHVLILKLDCLLLTWTFIAGIMKEMDQSATTQAYVSGMREALSLYGNELVFFNTYFSIGYAIGLVPGQLAQTRVRPSLFLPTCEIIWGLFVIVTCKAQNATTVYALRFFLGLFSAVFWPSVVSLIFNWYTPKELAFRIACFNVSDVAGAMFLGALQAALYRNLNGAHGIAGWQWLFIVSGVITIAQGIVGFFIIPDTPAYTRAKWLTEDEKKLSRERMEGFGANTSKLIPPAILKQKLRKLIVHPVTYFFLAAFALNAWAHRATSYFVLYIESLKDAAGNRMYSTYQVNVLPLGGYALQIVSNLILNGLSDWKHWRWQISTGSTFSFGVLLCVLCAWPSDQKVVMAFYFMTYAANAGAPSLMAWFAELMRKEPEARAIVVAITVMIVYIGHATIPLRAFRVADAPQYPIGFPLATAMSFASVFVQLGLLWWARRNPQLVKGGYEGTAIDSRVSDEESSGSIVDGASDREGGDGEKTADPVVSKINQ